A part of Winslowiella toletana genomic DNA contains:
- a CDS encoding MFS transporter: protein MSEQPATEAAQSGFRLNLRIISTVIFNFASYLTIGLPLAVLPGYVHDVMGYSAFWAGLVISLQYLSTLLSRPHAGRYADLWGPKKVVIVGLCGCFLSGVFYLLAAVSAGLPMLSLVLLCAGRLILGVGQSFAGTGSTLWGVGMVGSLHIGRVISWNGIFTYGAMAIGAPLGVLIYHFGGLLLLAIIIMAIIVVAIGFALRRPAVKASKGKPLPFRAVLGKIYGYGLILAMGSAGFGVIATFITLFYQDKGWEGAAFALTMFSVAFVGTRLLFPNSINRYGGLKVAICCFAVEAIGLFLVWGSVTPWMANLGAFLTGAGFSLVFPAIGVVAVKVVPPQNQGSALAAYTTFMDLSLGITGPVAGLIMSYAGVPSIYLLGGLLVCLALVVTLRMQLRAT, encoded by the coding sequence ATGTCTGAGCAACCTGCAACGGAAGCTGCCCAAAGTGGATTTCGCTTAAATCTGCGCATTATCTCCACGGTTATTTTTAATTTCGCCAGTTATCTCACCATTGGCCTGCCGCTGGCGGTACTGCCTGGCTATGTCCATGATGTGATGGGTTACAGCGCGTTCTGGGCCGGACTGGTGATCAGCCTGCAATATCTCTCGACGCTGTTAAGCCGCCCGCACGCCGGTCGCTATGCCGATCTCTGGGGACCTAAGAAAGTGGTGATTGTCGGCCTGTGCGGCTGTTTTCTCAGCGGAGTGTTCTATCTGCTGGCGGCTGTGAGCGCCGGATTGCCGATGCTGAGCCTGGTGCTGTTGTGCGCCGGGCGTCTGATTCTCGGCGTCGGGCAGAGTTTTGCTGGCACCGGTTCGACATTATGGGGCGTCGGCATGGTGGGTTCGCTGCATATTGGCCGGGTGATTTCGTGGAACGGTATTTTCACCTATGGCGCGATGGCGATTGGCGCGCCGCTCGGGGTGTTGATCTATCACTTCGGCGGCCTGCTGCTGCTGGCGATAATTATTATGGCGATTATTGTTGTCGCCATTGGCTTTGCCCTGCGCCGTCCGGCGGTGAAGGCCAGTAAAGGTAAGCCGCTGCCGTTTCGCGCAGTGCTGGGCAAGATTTATGGCTATGGTCTGATCCTCGCTATGGGATCCGCCGGGTTTGGCGTAATTGCCACCTTTATAACCCTGTTTTATCAGGACAAAGGCTGGGAGGGCGCCGCCTTTGCCCTGACGATGTTCAGCGTCGCTTTTGTTGGCACTCGCCTGTTGTTCCCCAATAGCATTAATCGCTATGGCGGTTTAAAAGTAGCGATCTGCTGCTTCGCGGTCGAAGCGATTGGGCTGTTTCTGGTCTGGGGCTCCGTGACGCCGTGGATGGCGAATCTTGGCGCATTTCTTACCGGCGCAGGGTTCTCGCTGGTGTTTCCGGCGATTGGCGTGGTGGCGGTGAAGGTGGTGCCGCCGCAAAATCAGGGCAGCGCGCTGGCGGCTTATACCACATTTATGGATTTATCGCTGGGGATCACCGGACCGGTTGCTGGCCTGATTATGAGCTATGCCGGGGTGCCGAGTATCTATCTGTTGGGCGGCTTGCTGGTGTGTCTGGCGCTGGTGGTGACGCTGCGTATGCAGCTGCGGGCGACATAA
- a CDS encoding EAL domain-containing protein, which yields MASISKRGEHGWLLMLAAGLLPLLLGIFFTFVEAQQMEKRQQVSTAMAVLNQAENISDRAWEMVAQLQRYDHQTCNAVGKDIQRLGSIAAYFRSVGLTQDNEVLCSSAYGLNPGTINTMLRLPPSQPLDPEITLSVAGTAGVPTRPAVLFFRRQPEGDGAFALVDGQYLLDFMRALGEPRDYQITVQFNNGFRIASGYVRADHNPLFDNEVYLASSPRYPINVSVTSPESEAVKAWRQVFLTFLPMAAILSLLCMALASNWLKRRMSYQEEMRRAMAKREFSVNYQPVYDVSLATCGGAEALLRWQRADGEWVRPDVFIAAAEAEGMIIPLTQHLLEMIASDVASWEVPPGFHLGINVAAEHLQDPCFVDDIRRFIARVADKSLVIILELTERSLISDGEEVVNKLAMLRREGVEIAIDDFGTGNCSLSYLQTFELDYLKIDRGFVNAIESVDGETPVLDAIINLSHKLELTILGEGVETAMQFTYLENHGVRFIQGYLYARPMNNEAFSAWLQNDGRQPAELLVNNP from the coding sequence GTGGCATCAATAAGCAAGAGAGGTGAACACGGCTGGCTATTAATGCTGGCGGCGGGCCTGTTGCCACTGCTGCTGGGCATCTTTTTTACCTTTGTCGAAGCACAGCAAATGGAGAAGCGCCAGCAGGTCAGCACGGCGATGGCGGTGTTAAACCAGGCGGAAAACATCAGCGACCGCGCCTGGGAGATGGTAGCGCAGTTGCAGAGGTATGATCATCAGACCTGCAACGCGGTGGGTAAGGATATTCAGCGCCTCGGCTCCATCGCCGCCTACTTTCGCTCCGTCGGCTTAACCCAGGATAATGAAGTCCTCTGCTCCTCCGCCTATGGTCTTAATCCCGGTACCATTAATACTATGCTGCGCCTGCCGCCCTCACAGCCATTAGACCCGGAGATAACCCTGTCGGTCGCGGGCACCGCAGGCGTGCCGACTCGCCCGGCAGTACTGTTTTTCCGCCGTCAGCCTGAGGGCGATGGCGCCTTTGCGCTGGTTGACGGTCAGTATCTGCTCGACTTTATGCGCGCCCTCGGCGAACCACGCGATTATCAGATCACCGTACAGTTTAATAACGGCTTTCGCATCGCCAGCGGCTATGTCAGAGCGGATCATAATCCGCTGTTCGACAACGAGGTGTACCTTGCCAGCTCGCCGCGTTACCCGATCAACGTCAGTGTCACCTCCCCGGAATCAGAAGCGGTGAAAGCCTGGCGCCAGGTATTCCTCACCTTCCTGCCAATGGCGGCGATCCTCTCGCTGCTCTGTATGGCCTTAGCCAGTAACTGGCTGAAACGCAGGATGTCTTATCAGGAAGAGATGCGCCGGGCGATGGCGAAGCGCGAATTTTCCGTCAATTACCAGCCGGTATATGACGTTTCACTGGCCACCTGTGGCGGCGCCGAGGCGTTATTGCGCTGGCAGCGTGCCGATGGCGAATGGGTGCGCCCCGATGTGTTTATCGCCGCCGCCGAAGCGGAAGGGATGATTATTCCGCTGACGCAGCACCTGCTGGAGATGATTGCCAGCGATGTCGCCAGCTGGGAAGTGCCGCCAGGTTTCCATCTGGGGATTAACGTGGCCGCTGAACATCTGCAGGATCCCTGTTTTGTCGATGATATCCGCCGGTTTATCGCCCGCGTCGCCGATAAATCGCTGGTGATTATTCTCGAACTGACGGAACGCAGCCTGATCAGCGATGGTGAAGAGGTCGTCAACAAGCTGGCCATGCTGCGCCGCGAAGGGGTTGAAATTGCCATTGATGATTTCGGCACCGGCAACTGCTCCCTCTCTTATCTGCAAACTTTTGAGCTTGATTATCTGAAAATCGACCGTGGCTTTGTTAACGCGATTGAATCGGTTGACGGTGAAACCCCGGTACTGGACGCGATTATTAATCTCAGCCATAAACTGGAGCTGACAATTCTCGGTGAAGGGGTGGAAACGGCGATGCAATTTACTTATCTGGAAAATCACGGTGTGAGATTTATTCAGGGCTATCTGTACGCCAGGCCGATGAACAATGAGGCATTCAGCGCGTGGTTGCAAAACGACGGTCGCCAGCCCGCTGAGTTGCTGGTAAATAACCCATAA
- the proP gene encoding glycine betaine/L-proline transporter ProP, which yields MKLRRKRVKPIELDDVTIIDDARLRKAITAASLGNAMEWFDFGVYGFVAYALGKVFFPGADPGLQMIAALGTFSVPFLIRPLGGLFFGALGDKYGRQKILSITIIIMSISTFAIGLIPSYASIGIWAPILLLLAKMAQGFSVGGEYTGASIFVAEYSPDRKRGFMGSWLDFGSIAGFVLGAGIVVLISAIIGEEKFLDWGWRIPFFLALPLGMIGLYLRHALEETPAFQQHVDKLEQGDREGLRDGPKVSFKEIATKHWRGLLACIGLVISTNVTYYMLLTYMPSYLSHNLHYSEDHGVLIIIAIMIGMLFVQPVMGLLSDRFGRRPFVIIGSIALLAFAIPCFMMINSDVIGLIFAGLLILAVILNAFTGVMASSLPAMFPTHIRYSALASAFNISVLVAGLTPTLTAWLVETTGDLYMPAYYLMVVAVIGLITGIMMKETANKPLRGATPAASDLAEAKEILQEHHDNIEQKIEDISDEIAELEAKRKHLINQHPNINE from the coding sequence ATGAAGCTACGTAGGAAGCGTGTAAAACCAATTGAGTTAGATGATGTCACCATCATCGATGACGCAAGATTACGTAAGGCTATCACGGCAGCGTCACTCGGCAATGCCATGGAGTGGTTCGATTTCGGCGTCTACGGCTTTGTCGCCTACGCCCTCGGTAAAGTTTTCTTCCCCGGCGCCGATCCTGGTTTACAGATGATCGCCGCACTTGGTACTTTTTCCGTCCCCTTCCTGATTCGCCCGCTGGGCGGCCTGTTCTTTGGCGCACTGGGCGATAAATACGGTCGCCAGAAAATTCTCTCCATCACCATCATTATTATGTCGATCAGTACCTTTGCTATCGGCCTGATACCTTCCTATGCCAGCATTGGCATCTGGGCGCCGATACTGCTGCTGCTGGCGAAAATGGCGCAGGGCTTCTCGGTCGGTGGTGAATATACCGGTGCTTCAATCTTTGTGGCGGAATACTCGCCGGACCGTAAGCGCGGCTTTATGGGCAGCTGGCTGGACTTCGGTTCGATTGCCGGTTTCGTGCTCGGCGCCGGGATTGTGGTGCTGATCTCCGCGATTATTGGTGAAGAGAAGTTCCTCGACTGGGGCTGGCGTATTCCGTTCTTCCTCGCGCTGCCACTCGGCATGATTGGCCTCTACCTGCGCCATGCGCTGGAAGAGACGCCAGCGTTCCAGCAGCATGTGGATAAGCTGGAGCAGGGTGACCGCGAAGGTCTGCGTGATGGTCCGAAAGTCTCGTTTAAAGAGATTGCCACTAAGCACTGGAGAGGTTTGCTGGCGTGTATCGGTCTGGTGATCTCCACCAACGTGACCTACTACATGCTGCTGACCTATATGCCAAGCTATCTGTCACACAACCTGCACTACTCTGAAGATCACGGTGTATTGATTATCATCGCGATTATGATCGGTATGCTGTTTGTGCAGCCAGTGATGGGTCTGCTAAGCGACCGCTTTGGCCGCCGGCCATTTGTGATTATCGGTAGTATCGCGCTGCTGGCCTTCGCCATTCCGTGCTTTATGATGATCAACAGTGATGTTATCGGCCTGATCTTCGCCGGTTTACTGATTCTGGCGGTGATCCTCAACGCCTTCACCGGCGTAATGGCTTCCAGCCTGCCAGCGATGTTCCCGACCCATATTCGCTACAGCGCGCTGGCCAGCGCCTTTAATATCTCGGTGCTGGTTGCCGGTCTGACGCCAACGCTGACCGCCTGGTTGGTGGAAACTACCGGCGATCTTTATATGCCAGCATACTACCTGATGGTGGTGGCGGTGATTGGTCTGATTACCGGTATTATGATGAAAGAGACCGCAAACAAGCCGTTACGTGGCGCCACCCCGGCGGCATCGGATCTGGCCGAAGCGAAGGAAATTCTGCAGGAGCATCACGATAATATCGAACAAAAAATCGAAGATATCAGTGATGAAATTGCCGAGCTGGAAGCGAAGCGTAAGCACCTGATCAACCAGCATCCGAATATTAACGAGTAA
- a CDS encoding TIM barrel protein, with protein MAIDPTRFCINRKIAPKLSIEAFFKLVQRLGLNKVELRNDMTSGKVTDNLSHAEVKSLATKYGLEIVTINAVYPFNQISAELLAKTEGLLKDAQGVGAKALVLCPLNDGTPISDDETMAALKQLAPLFTQYGIQGLVEPLGFPVSSLRSSVQAQALIRDSQLPFKIVLDTFHHHLYEKAEQEFEAGIDINAIGLVHLSGVEDSRPTAELTDEERIMLSSGDLLNSASQVQRLERLGYKGVYAFEPFSSELDNWREADIEREIRQSIALLQG; from the coding sequence ATGGCCATCGATCCGACCCGTTTCTGTATTAACCGCAAAATCGCCCCAAAGCTCTCCATCGAGGCGTTCTTTAAGCTGGTGCAACGACTCGGCCTGAACAAGGTTGAACTGCGTAACGATATGACCAGCGGCAAAGTCACGGATAACCTCAGTCACGCTGAAGTAAAAAGCCTGGCGACAAAATACGGCCTGGAAATTGTCACCATCAATGCGGTCTATCCGTTTAATCAGATTAGTGCAGAGCTGCTGGCAAAAACGGAAGGTCTGTTAAAGGATGCACAGGGAGTCGGCGCCAAAGCGCTGGTGCTCTGTCCGTTAAACGACGGCACGCCGATCTCTGACGACGAAACCATGGCGGCACTGAAGCAGCTGGCGCCGCTGTTTACGCAGTATGGCATTCAGGGACTGGTGGAACCTCTGGGCTTCCCGGTCAGTTCATTACGCTCTTCGGTACAGGCGCAGGCGCTGATCCGTGACAGCCAGTTACCGTTTAAGATTGTGCTGGATACTTTCCATCATCATCTGTACGAAAAAGCCGAGCAGGAGTTCGAAGCGGGGATCGATATCAATGCCATCGGGCTGGTGCATCTTTCCGGGGTCGAGGACAGCCGTCCGACCGCTGAGCTGACCGATGAAGAGCGCATTATGTTAAGCAGTGGCGATCTGCTGAACAGCGCCAGCCAGGTGCAGCGGCTGGAGCGGCTGGGTTATAAAGGCGTCTATGCCTTTGAGCCGTTCTCTTCTGAGCTGGATAACTGGCGCGAAGCGGATATCGAGCGCGAAATCCGCCAGAGTATAGCGCTGCTACAGGGGTGA
- a CDS encoding DHCW motif cupin fold protein produces MKLSNIPFGTTAWSAIAPTEHKGEKGVALWRTQHFGDIRVRMVEYSAGYFADHWCSKGHILLCLDGELHTELEDGRVFTLQAGMSYQVADQAEAHRSWTDAGAKLFIVD; encoded by the coding sequence ATGAAACTCAGCAATATTCCTTTTGGCACCACGGCGTGGTCTGCGATTGCGCCAACCGAACACAAAGGAGAAAAAGGCGTCGCCCTGTGGAGAACCCAGCATTTCGGCGATATCCGCGTCAGAATGGTTGAGTATAGTGCGGGCTACTTTGCTGACCACTGGTGTTCGAAAGGTCATATTCTGCTGTGTCTTGACGGTGAACTGCATACTGAGCTGGAGGATGGACGGGTATTTACTCTGCAGGCGGGGATGAGTTATCAGGTTGCCGATCAGGCTGAAGCGCATCGCTCGTGGACCGATGCAGGCGCGAAGCTGTTTATTGTTGACTGA
- a CDS encoding AI-2E family transporter: MTAPQQEKIGQNMLLKMAMLVVILAGIRAAAEIIVPFLLACFLAIVLNPLVTLLMRRGLRRTVAITLVIVVILVVITLLVVMIASSVNEFSDLYPQIRATLEKKLEVVQHLAATIHINISTESLAERLDPNALMNMATTVLTQFSGAMTNFVLLILTVVFMLFEVRHLPYKLRNALVNPQIRIAGMHKALKGVTHYLALKTLISLVTGIAVWLCLLLLGVKFALLWGVVAFVLNFIPNIGPIIAGIPPLLQALVLNSVYDAALVAGLFTAIHMVFGNILEPRVMGRGLGMSTLVVFLSLIFWGWLLGPVGMLLSVPLTSVCKILMETTPGGSKLAILLGDGRPGKKAR, from the coding sequence ATGACCGCACCACAGCAGGAAAAAATTGGCCAGAATATGTTGCTGAAAATGGCAATGCTGGTTGTCATCCTTGCCGGCATCCGTGCAGCAGCAGAGATAATCGTTCCCTTTTTACTGGCCTGTTTTCTCGCCATCGTACTGAATCCACTGGTAACCCTGCTGATGCGCCGCGGTCTGCGCCGCACAGTGGCGATTACACTGGTGATTGTGGTGATTCTGGTGGTGATTACCCTGCTGGTAGTGATGATTGCCAGCTCCGTCAATGAATTCAGCGATCTCTATCCGCAAATACGCGCCACGCTGGAGAAGAAACTGGAGGTGGTGCAGCACCTGGCGGCGACGATACATATCAATATTTCCACCGAGTCACTGGCTGAACGGCTGGATCCCAACGCGCTGATGAATATGGCGACCACGGTATTAACCCAGTTCTCCGGCGCGATGACTAACTTTGTGCTGTTGATCCTGACGGTGGTGTTTATGCTGTTTGAGGTGCGCCATCTGCCCTACAAACTGCGCAACGCACTGGTGAATCCACAAATTCGCATTGCCGGAATGCACAAGGCGTTAAAAGGCGTTACCCACTATCTGGCGCTGAAAACATTGATTAGCCTGGTAACCGGCATCGCCGTCTGGCTCTGCTTACTGCTGCTGGGAGTAAAATTCGCCCTGTTGTGGGGTGTGGTGGCCTTTGTGCTTAATTTTATTCCCAATATCGGGCCGATTATCGCGGGTATCCCGCCACTGTTGCAGGCGCTGGTGCTGAACAGCGTGTATGACGCCGCGCTGGTGGCGGGCCTGTTTACCGCTATCCATATGGTGTTTGGCAATATTCTGGAGCCACGTGTAATGGGCCGCGGTCTGGGGATGTCGACGCTGGTGGTGTTTCTTTCGTTGATATTCTGGGGCTGGCTGCTGGGGCCGGTAGGTATGTTACTGTCGGTGCCGCTGACCAGCGTCTGTAAGATTCTGATGGAAACGACCCCGGGCGGCAGCAAACTGGCGATCCTGCTGGGTGATGGCCGACCGGGCAAAAAAGCGCGTTAG
- a CDS encoding LacI family DNA-binding transcriptional regulator gives MKNSTIKDIAREAGVGVATVDRVLNRRAPVRQETENKVLATAQRLGYRFPQGNSAAATVIKTGVKIKMGFILLPGDYSFYARLCEQLRQHAAPWHDDDCPPEFCFHAINAIEEMAQQIRDLATRVEVIGLVALDNALIRHAVEEVTRKGVKVFALLSDLSPCGHHGYIGLDNRKAGRTAAWAVTKMGSNVGKIGIIIGDNQFLCQETCEISFRSWLRERGTQYQVLEPIRSREDIACGYQATQQLLQQHADLTVIYAPCGGIEGVVAAIKESGRQQAITMVCHGPFQHDHLALINGDIDLLINHRLPELSAAVIKAFRQSLFEPAGGFINLTCPFELLTPENC, from the coding sequence ATGAAAAACAGCACCATCAAGGATATTGCCCGCGAAGCTGGCGTTGGCGTCGCTACCGTCGACAGAGTGCTTAACCGTCGTGCGCCTGTGCGTCAGGAGACAGAAAACAAGGTGCTGGCGACCGCGCAACGCCTCGGCTATCGCTTTCCGCAGGGCAATTCTGCTGCTGCCACCGTCATCAAAACCGGCGTGAAGATCAAAATGGGCTTTATCCTGCTGCCCGGCGACTACTCCTTCTATGCCCGCTTGTGTGAGCAACTGCGCCAGCATGCTGCCCCCTGGCATGATGATGATTGTCCACCGGAATTCTGCTTTCATGCGATTAATGCGATTGAAGAGATGGCGCAGCAAATCCGCGATCTGGCGACGCGCGTCGAGGTTATCGGTCTGGTGGCGCTGGACAATGCTTTGATCCGTCACGCAGTGGAGGAAGTGACGCGCAAAGGGGTCAAAGTCTTCGCCCTGCTGTCGGATTTGTCGCCCTGCGGGCATCACGGTTATATCGGCCTGGATAACCGTAAAGCAGGCAGAACCGCCGCCTGGGCAGTGACGAAGATGGGCAGTAATGTTGGCAAAATTGGCATTATCATCGGCGATAATCAGTTTCTGTGTCAGGAAACCTGTGAAATCAGTTTCCGCTCGTGGCTGCGTGAACGTGGCACGCAATACCAGGTGCTGGAACCGATCAGAAGCCGGGAAGATATTGCGTGCGGCTATCAGGCGACACAGCAATTGTTGCAGCAGCATGCCGACCTGACGGTAATTTATGCGCCCTGTGGCGGTATTGAAGGGGTGGTGGCGGCGATAAAGGAGAGCGGCAGACAACAGGCAATCACCATGGTCTGCCATGGCCCTTTTCAGCACGATCATCTGGCGCTGATCAACGGCGATATCGATTTGCTGATCAATCATCGGCTGCCGGAACTCTCCGCTGCCGTCATCAAGGCTTTTCGTCAGAGTTTATTTGAGCCTGCTGGCGGCTTTATCAATCTCACCTGCCCCTTCGAACTGCTGACGCCGGAAAACTGCTAA